A section of the Arabiibacter massiliensis genome encodes:
- the secA gene encoding preprotein translocase subunit SecA, with amino-acid sequence MAGFLSKLLTLGEGKQMKAYEGTVQRINGLETQMQDKTDEELRALTAAFRERATGGEDLKDLLPEAFAAVREASVRTLGLRHFDVQLIGGMALNDGQIAEMKTGEGKTLVSTLAGYLNALNGTNVHIVTVNDYLAKRDSEWMGRIYRFLGMEVGLIQNGMRPDRKIPAYAADVTYGTNSEFGFDYLRDNMVTRAEARVQRGHHFAIVDEVDSILIDEARTPLIISGAGTQAAETYNRFARVMVGLTPEIDFDMDEAKKTINATESGLEKIEAMLGIDDIYADPSGQLANHLQQALKAQFLFHRDVDYVVVDGEVKIVDEFTGRIMEGRRWSEGLHQAVEAKERVLVREENQTLATITLQNYFRLYEKLSGMTGTAMTEDAEFREIYKLPVVAIPPNRPVARKDEDDLIYRTVEAKFNAVADDVAERNAAGQPCLIGTVSIESSEKLSRLLDKRGIRHETLNAKNHEREAHIIAQAGRVGAVTIATNMAGRGTDILLGGNPDVMAEDLLRERGFDPELEEGAEAEEGKMPAPSAADRADALAEAKRTCAAEHDRVIAAGGLTVIGTERHESRRIDNQLRGRAGRQGDPGTTQFYLSLEDDLMRLFGGNRMDGIARMMEKTDMPEDMPIQAGMVSKAIEGAQRQVESMHFAARKNVLEYDDVMNLQRAAIYSERNAILDGKDMDERIPEIMGDAVAGVVAENCPAKSPSDDWDLKAVDTWVATMCGRDDFASAEVDHEDDPALLEEAIVDYLGQVYAEKADQLGAEVMRMLEGQVMLRIIDTRWMAHLQEMDYLKAGIGLRAFGQRDPLVEYKNEAYNAFQGLTAGMYEDYLRTLLRLQVAVKQEQPALEEERSPLDGKVSYSSPEQALEQTGVGAARRQAPAAAQGVPAAPPKPAAAKPQTYVKDKDDPFANVGRNDPCPCGSGLKYKKCHGRDQ; translated from the coding sequence ATGGCAGGATTCCTATCCAAGCTGCTGACGCTCGGCGAGGGCAAGCAGATGAAGGCCTACGAGGGCACCGTTCAGAGGATCAACGGCCTCGAGACCCAGATGCAGGACAAGACCGACGAGGAGCTGCGCGCCCTCACCGCGGCGTTCCGCGAGCGCGCAACGGGAGGGGAGGACCTGAAGGACCTCCTGCCCGAGGCGTTCGCCGCCGTGCGCGAGGCGAGCGTGCGCACGCTGGGGCTTCGCCACTTCGACGTGCAGCTCATCGGCGGCATGGCCTTAAACGACGGCCAGATCGCCGAGATGAAGACCGGCGAGGGCAAGACGCTCGTGTCCACGCTGGCCGGCTACCTGAACGCGCTCAACGGCACCAACGTGCACATCGTCACCGTGAACGACTACCTCGCCAAGCGCGACAGCGAGTGGATGGGCCGCATCTACCGCTTCCTCGGCATGGAGGTGGGCCTCATCCAGAACGGCATGCGCCCGGACAGGAAGATCCCCGCCTACGCCGCCGACGTCACCTACGGCACGAACAGCGAGTTCGGCTTCGACTACCTGCGCGACAACATGGTCACGCGCGCGGAAGCACGCGTGCAGCGCGGCCATCACTTCGCCATCGTCGACGAGGTGGACTCCATCCTCATCGACGAGGCCCGCACCCCGCTCATCATCTCGGGCGCGGGCACGCAGGCTGCCGAGACGTACAACCGCTTCGCGCGCGTCATGGTGGGCCTCACCCCCGAGATCGACTTCGACATGGACGAGGCCAAGAAGACCATCAACGCCACCGAGAGCGGCCTGGAGAAGATCGAGGCCATGCTCGGCATCGACGACATCTACGCCGACCCGTCGGGGCAGCTGGCCAACCACCTGCAGCAGGCGCTCAAGGCGCAGTTTTTGTTCCATCGCGACGTCGACTACGTGGTGGTGGACGGCGAGGTGAAGATCGTCGACGAGTTCACCGGCCGCATCATGGAGGGCCGCCGCTGGTCGGAGGGCCTGCACCAGGCCGTGGAGGCCAAGGAGCGCGTGCTCGTGCGCGAGGAGAACCAGACGCTCGCCACCATCACGCTGCAGAACTACTTCCGCCTCTACGAGAAGCTCTCCGGCATGACCGGCACCGCCATGACCGAGGACGCCGAGTTCCGCGAGATCTACAAGCTGCCGGTCGTGGCCATCCCGCCGAACCGCCCCGTCGCGCGAAAGGACGAGGACGACCTCATCTACCGCACGGTGGAGGCGAAGTTCAACGCCGTGGCCGACGACGTGGCCGAGCGCAACGCCGCCGGGCAGCCCTGCCTCATCGGCACCGTGTCCATCGAGAGCTCCGAGAAGCTCTCGCGCCTGCTCGATAAGCGCGGCATCCGCCATGAGACGCTGAACGCCAAGAACCACGAGCGCGAGGCGCACATCATCGCGCAGGCGGGCCGCGTGGGCGCCGTGACCATCGCCACGAACATGGCCGGCCGCGGCACCGACATCCTGCTCGGCGGCAACCCCGACGTCATGGCCGAGGACCTTTTGCGTGAGCGCGGCTTCGACCCGGAGCTCGAGGAGGGTGCCGAGGCGGAGGAGGGCAAGATGCCCGCGCCCTCCGCGGCCGACCGCGCCGACGCGCTCGCCGAGGCCAAGCGCACCTGCGCCGCCGAGCACGACCGGGTGATCGCCGCAGGCGGCCTCACGGTCATCGGCACCGAGCGCCACGAGTCGCGCCGTATCGACAACCAGCTGCGCGGCCGCGCCGGGCGCCAGGGCGACCCGGGCACCACGCAGTTCTACCTGTCGCTCGAAGACGACCTCATGCGCCTGTTCGGCGGCAACCGCATGGACGGCATCGCCCGCATGATGGAGAAGACCGACATGCCCGAGGACATGCCCATCCAGGCGGGCATGGTGTCGAAAGCCATCGAAGGCGCCCAGCGCCAGGTGGAGAGCATGCACTTCGCCGCGCGTAAGAACGTGCTCGAATACGACGACGTCATGAACCTGCAGCGCGCGGCCATCTACAGCGAGCGCAACGCCATCCTCGACGGCAAGGACATGGACGAGCGCATCCCCGAGATCATGGGCGACGCCGTGGCCGGCGTCGTGGCCGAGAACTGCCCGGCCAAGTCGCCGAGCGACGACTGGGATCTGAAGGCCGTCGACACGTGGGTGGCCACCATGTGCGGCCGCGACGACTTCGCGTCGGCCGAGGTCGACCACGAGGACGACCCGGCGCTGCTCGAGGAGGCCATCGTCGACTACCTCGGCCAGGTGTACGCCGAGAAGGCCGATCAGCTGGGCGCGGAGGTCATGCGCATGCTCGAGGGCCAGGTGATGCTGCGCATCATCGACACGCGCTGGATGGCGCACCTCCAGGAGATGGACTACCTCAAGGCCGGCATCGGCCTGCGCGCCTTCGGGCAGCGCGACCCGCTGGTGGAGTACAAGAACGAGGCGTACAACGCCTTCCAGGGGCTCACGGCCGGCATGTACGAGGACTACCTGCGCACGCTCCTGCGCCTGCAGGTGGCCGTGAAGCAGGAGCAGCCGGCGCTCGAGGAGGAGCGGAGCCCGCTCGACGGCAAGGTGAGCTACTCGTCGCCCGAGCAGGCGCTCGAGCAGACGGGCGTCGGCGCGGCGCGCCGCCAGGCCCCGGCTGCGGCGCAGGGCGTGCCGGCCGCGCCCCCCAAGCCCGCCGCCGCCAAGCCGCAGACCTATGTGAAGGACAAGGACGACCCC